One part of the Thermodesulfobacteriota bacterium genome encodes these proteins:
- a CDS encoding OB-fold domain-containing protein: MAENKTYEKPLPDFRPETKPYWDGCKKHELLLPRSKATGEFFFYPRAMSPGNDMSEDIEWVKASGKAKVWTYAIHYMGPTKAYKNDPPYVVALVETSEGVKMMTNIVGCDPKDVFIGMDVEVVFDDVTDEVTLPKFKPAK, from the coding sequence ATGGCTGAGAACAAAACGTACGAAAAACCGCTTCCCGACTTCCGCCCGGAGACCAAGCCTTACTGGGACGGATGCAAGAAGCACGAGCTCCTGCTGCCCAGGTCGAAGGCGACAGGGGAGTTTTTCTTCTACCCCCGCGCCATGTCCCCGGGCAACGACATGTCGGAGGACATAGAGTGGGTAAAGGCCAGCGGCAAGGCCAAGGTATGGACATACGCGATCCATTACATGGGCCCTACGAAGGCATACAAGAACGACCCCCCCTACGTGGTCGCGCTCGTCGAGACCTCTGAAGGGGTAAAGATGATGACCAACATCGTTGGCTGCGACCCGAAGGACGTCTTCATAGGCATGGACGTCGAGGTCGTGTTCGACGACGTCACCGACGAAGTGACGCTGCCCAAGTTCAAGCCCGCGAAGTAA
- a CDS encoding thiolase family protein has protein sequence MAASIPKVKEAREILKKNKIVIAGVGETEQGKIPDKSSFHFLSLASKLAIEDAGIKKSDVDGLVTAFSLVEHTFMHCTTFADYFGLRPRFFSSVAVGGATAVWMVAEAAMAIASGQAEVVLCVRGDNTLSGISSSGMVALIREMCHAEFEFPYGLTTPGGYALAAQRYLHDFKATREHLAAVAVTMRKHAALKENAMNKEPLTVEEVMSSRVIADPLTKYDCSIISDGGAAFIVTTEAKAKELGIKNPLAYLWGMGQGYSHQYLTSLRDLNQIYNAIDSSGQRAFQTAGIGPKDVDVAFLYDCFTITVLLELEGLGFVPKGEGGPFALEGRMEIGKDLPVNTHGGLLSQAHLGAMHHVVEATLQLRGAAGPRQVKDAEVALVHGNGGIVSAHSTVVLGKEPLS, from the coding sequence ATGGCAGCAAGCATCCCTAAGGTAAAAGAAGCAAGAGAAATACTCAAAAAAAATAAAATCGTCATAGCCGGCGTAGGAGAAACGGAGCAGGGCAAGATACCCGACAAGAGCTCGTTCCACTTCCTCTCGCTCGCATCCAAGCTCGCGATCGAGGACGCCGGAATTAAAAAATCCGATGTCGACGGACTCGTTACAGCCTTCTCCCTCGTTGAACACACATTCATGCACTGCACTACGTTCGCCGACTATTTCGGTTTGAGACCCAGGTTCTTCTCGTCCGTTGCCGTGGGAGGAGCGACCGCCGTATGGATGGTGGCCGAGGCCGCCATGGCTATCGCCTCCGGACAGGCAGAGGTCGTACTCTGCGTGAGGGGTGACAACACCCTCTCGGGAATATCCTCCTCCGGAATGGTCGCACTCATCAGGGAAATGTGCCACGCCGAGTTTGAATTTCCCTACGGCCTTACCACCCCTGGGGGCTACGCGCTCGCGGCCCAGAGGTATCTCCACGACTTCAAAGCCACACGCGAGCACCTGGCCGCGGTCGCAGTGACGATGCGCAAGCACGCCGCCCTCAAGGAGAACGCCATGAACAAGGAGCCCCTGACCGTCGAAGAGGTCATGAGCTCCCGCGTCATCGCCGACCCCCTCACCAAGTACGATTGCTCCATCATCTCGGACGGAGGCGCCGCGTTCATAGTCACGACCGAAGCCAAGGCAAAAGAACTGGGAATTAAAAACCCCCTCGCTTACCTTTGGGGCATGGGCCAGGGCTATTCGCACCAGTATCTCACGTCGCTCCGCGACCTGAACCAGATCTATAACGCCATAGACAGCTCCGGCCAGAGGGCTTTCCAGACGGCCGGCATAGGCCCCAAGGACGTAGACGTCGCGTTCCTTTACGACTGTTTCACCATAACCGTGCTTCTTGAGCTCGAGGGGCTCGGCTTCGTCCCGAAAGGGGAGGGAGGCCCGTTCGCGCTCGAAGGGCGCATGGAGATAGGAAAGGACCTGCCCGTGAACACCCACGGCGGGCTCCTGTCCCAGGCTCACCTGGGAGCCATGCATCACGTCGTCGAGGCGACGCTCCAGCTGAGGGGAGCGGCCGGCCCCAGGCAGGTCAAGGACGCCGAGGTGGCGCTCGTGCACGGGAACGGAGGCATCGTCTCCGCCCACAGCACCGTAGTCTTGGGCAAGGAACCGCTTTCTTAA
- a CDS encoding helix-turn-helix domain-containing protein gives MPDKKQDKTKIVQIWGEILDEGFTSVPNILLRYRSRIGLKPKHIMLIIDIMSYKWDSEYPFPSYSTLALRSGIEERSVKRITQDLEELGLLIKTPRFDDETGAQVTTVFDFRPLVQKLIEEMNKGGGEEYGEDEEEYGVGRISKDNVTPQRTKEKEISGLGYDKNVMGEGDKNVTRGVTKLSPGGVTKMSPKEYSYNKKTFSIRTPEEKLTYSRGKSRGKNTTGNDEKRVSKYLRDAIFRKRIFELYDNLRDIRPIEDIVEEGAHRACKDIIVNRVLEIETNRPSVDPGKISKLARKTFPYKDFPRDRGKARNFFTAVLCDLVSNLMLSAVSGKKGG, from the coding sequence ATGCCCGACAAAAAGCAGGACAAAACAAAGATAGTCCAGATATGGGGAGAGATACTCGACGAAGGGTTTACGAGCGTCCCCAACATTCTCCTGAGGTACAGATCCCGGATAGGCCTCAAACCCAAACACATCATGCTCATAATCGACATCATGTCTTACAAGTGGGACTCCGAATACCCGTTCCCCAGCTACTCGACTCTCGCTCTGAGATCGGGAATCGAAGAGAGGAGCGTGAAGCGTATCACACAAGACCTCGAAGAGCTCGGCCTCCTGATAAAGACGCCCAGGTTCGACGATGAAACCGGCGCGCAGGTTACGACGGTATTCGACTTCCGCCCTCTCGTTCAGAAGCTCATCGAGGAAATGAACAAAGGTGGAGGTGAAGAATACGGCGAAGACGAAGAGGAGTATGGAGTTGGGAGGATCTCGAAGGATAACGTCACTCCGCAGAGAACTAAAGAGAAAGAAATCAGTGGCTTAGGGTATGACAAGAATGTCATGGGGGAGGGTGACAAAAATGTCACCCGGGGGGTGACAAAATTATCACCCGGGGGGGTGACAAAAATGTCACCCAAAGAATACTCATATAATAAGAAGACTTTTAGTATAAGAACCCCCGAGGAAAAACTTACCTATAGTAGGGGGAAATCGCGCGGTAAAAACACAACCGGAAATGATGAAAAAAGGGTTAGTAAATATTTACGTGATGCTATTTTCAGAAAAAGGATTTTCGAGCTCTACGATAACCTTAGAGACATAAGGCCGATCGAAGACATTGTTGAAGAAGGAGCTCACAGGGCTTGCAAGGACATAATAGTCAACAGGGTTCTGGAGATAGAAACCAACAGGCCGTCGGTCGATCCGGGGAAGATATCAAAACTGGCAAGGAAGACATTCCCGTATAAAGACTTTCCGCGTGATAGGGGAAAGGCGAGGAACTTCTTCACGGCCGTGCTTTGCGACCTGGTATCGAACCTCATGCTGAGCGCCGTTAGTGGGAAGAAGGGCGGCTAG
- a CDS encoding MaoC/PaaZ C-terminal domain-containing protein, with product MAQEDTRLFYEDLDIEAEHKSTGRTITETDVVSFAGLSGDFNNMHIDEEFAKNTVFKTRVAHGLCVLSIASGLWFTMPRLATIAFMGLEDWRFSGAVKFGDTIHITRKLVEKREHKRPNMGFLIFEVNVHNQSGEVVQKGKWVILVQRKENA from the coding sequence ATGGCACAGGAAGACACACGGCTTTTCTATGAAGACCTCGACATAGAGGCCGAGCACAAGAGCACCGGCAGGACCATAACCGAGACTGACGTCGTGAGCTTCGCCGGACTCTCGGGCGATTTCAACAACATGCACATAGACGAGGAGTTCGCGAAGAACACCGTGTTTAAGACCAGGGTCGCACACGGCCTGTGTGTCCTTTCAATTGCGTCGGGCCTCTGGTTTACGATGCCACGCCTTGCGACGATCGCCTTCATGGGCCTCGAGGACTGGAGGTTCTCGGGAGCCGTAAAGTTCGGCGACACAATCCACATCACCCGTAAGCTCGTCGAAAAAAGAGAGCACAAGCGCCCCAACATGGGCTTTCTCATATTCGAGGTCAACGTCCACAACCAGTCGGGAGAAGTCGTCCAGAAAGGGAAGTGGGTGATCCTCGTCCAGAGGAAAGAAAACGCCTGA
- a CDS encoding ParA family protein, whose amino-acid sequence MKVIAIANHKGGVGKTTTAVNLAACLVEKGNEVLVIDFDPQGNATSHLGFSPNDFEITINDVLLDPNNRVDINSVIVEHGTPGLFLIPANLSMSRADLSMSALIEKDHRLRKSIKRLKKNYDFVLIDCPPSLATLSVNAFFAADDVIIVVQTQPMALDAVRMIDETLFEVYSSRPDFPIVPYGLPTMHDKLTTVSSTVLEAINRKFHPNVFSPIHSNVKIKEASGYGKHIIEYDPLSAGAMDYRRLAKEVMAIYEREKEEGRRYIIRNS is encoded by the coding sequence ATGAAAGTCATAGCCATAGCGAACCATAAAGGGGGAGTCGGGAAGACGACTACCGCGGTAAATCTTGCGGCGTGTCTCGTGGAAAAGGGGAACGAGGTTCTCGTTATCGATTTCGACCCGCAGGGGAACGCGACTTCCCACCTCGGGTTCAGTCCCAATGATTTCGAGATTACGATCAACGACGTGCTGTTAGATCCGAATAACCGAGTGGATATAAACTCGGTGATAGTCGAGCACGGGACGCCCGGGTTGTTTCTTATTCCGGCGAACCTTTCCATGAGCAGGGCGGACCTTTCCATGTCGGCCTTGATAGAAAAAGATCACAGGCTGAGGAAGTCGATAAAGCGGTTAAAGAAGAACTATGATTTTGTGCTGATAGACTGTCCGCCTTCGCTCGCCACGCTGTCCGTTAACGCTTTCTTCGCGGCGGACGACGTAATCATCGTGGTGCAGACTCAGCCCATGGCACTGGATGCCGTACGCATGATCGACGAGACGCTTTTCGAGGTCTATTCGTCGCGCCCCGATTTCCCGATAGTCCCCTACGGGCTCCCGACTATGCACGACAAGCTGACCACCGTCAGCAGCACGGTGCTTGAGGCGATAAACAGGAAATTTCACCCGAATGTATTCTCCCCTATTCACTCGAACGTGAAGATCAAGGAGGCGAGCGGTTACGGGAAGCATATAATCGAATACGACCCCCTAAGCGCGGGGGCTATGGATTACAGAAGGCTGGCGAAGGAAGTAATGGCCATATATGAAAGAGAAAAAGAAGAAGGAAGAAGATATATCATCAGAAACTCCTAA